A section of the Prochlorococcus sp. MIT 1341 genome encodes:
- the purT gene encoding formate-dependent phosphoribosylglycinamide formyltransferase codes for MEHKAKVLEMPKTLMLLGSGELGKEIIIAAQRIGCITIACDRYRSAPAMQVADKFEIVDMTNQERLEYVINKHKPDIIIPEIEALAVDCLKRFEKEGITIIPTARATATTMNRDLIRDLAVNELQLETAKFKYANSAKELKEAAQGIGLPVIIKPIMSSSGKGQSLIEKKEDLEQGWQNAIQNARGKSKKIIVEEFLKFELEITLLTIRQKDGSTIFCPPIGHIQKNGDYQCSWQPANLKAEQLIEAQEMAKKITENLGGTGLFGVEFFITNTKVIFSELSPRPHDTGLVTLISQNLNEFELHIRAILGLPIPKIINKQASASRVILAKKKLKDIRYQGLDDALRDPNSEILLFGKPDAKEGRRMGVALAKGENIIEACNRAEKAAQTIKVLGSEY; via the coding sequence ATGGAGCATAAAGCAAAAGTTCTTGAAATGCCAAAAACTCTCATGCTGCTTGGCAGTGGGGAACTTGGAAAAGAAATTATAATTGCTGCGCAACGTATTGGATGCATAACTATCGCATGTGATCGTTACAGGTCAGCTCCTGCAATGCAAGTTGCTGACAAATTTGAAATTGTGGACATGACCAATCAAGAAAGGCTTGAATATGTAATTAATAAACATAAACCTGACATTATTATTCCCGAAATTGAAGCCCTAGCCGTTGATTGCTTAAAAAGATTTGAGAAAGAAGGGATAACAATTATTCCAACAGCAAGAGCAACTGCAACAACAATGAACAGAGATCTGATTAGAGATCTAGCAGTTAATGAACTACAGCTAGAGACAGCAAAATTCAAATATGCTAATTCGGCAAAAGAACTAAAGGAAGCTGCTCAAGGAATTGGATTACCAGTTATCATCAAGCCGATTATGAGTTCTTCGGGTAAAGGACAAAGTTTAATTGAGAAGAAAGAAGATTTAGAACAAGGTTGGCAGAATGCAATACAAAATGCCCGAGGGAAATCTAAAAAAATAATTGTAGAGGAGTTTCTTAAGTTTGAACTAGAAATTACACTGTTAACCATAAGACAAAAAGATGGGTCGACTATTTTCTGTCCACCAATAGGGCACATACAAAAAAATGGAGATTATCAATGCAGCTGGCAACCAGCGAATTTAAAAGCTGAGCAACTTATAGAAGCTCAGGAAATGGCTAAAAAAATTACAGAAAATCTTGGTGGCACAGGCTTATTTGGAGTTGAGTTTTTTATTACCAATACAAAAGTAATCTTTTCGGAGTTATCACCTCGCCCACATGATACAGGTCTAGTTACATTAATAAGTCAAAACCTGAATGAATTTGAATTACATATTAGAGCAATTCTAGGATTACCAATACCTAAAATTATAAACAAACAAGCTAGCGCAAGTAGGGTAATTCTAGCTAAAAAGAAACTTAAAGATATTAGATATCAGGGGCTCGATGATGCGTTAAGAGATCCGAATAGCGAAATATTACTGTTTGGCAAGCCTGATGCTAAGGAAGGGCGAAGAATGGGAGTTGCATTAGCAAAAGGTGAAAATATTATCGAAGCGTGCAATAGAGCTGAGAAGGCAGCTCAAACAATAAAAGTATTAGGAAGTGAATACTAA
- a CDS encoding HAD family hydrolase, which translates to MGLRLLHLNLHGLFRSHDLELGRDADTGGQTLYVLELIKGLASRPEVEQVDLVTRLIHDRRVSADYAQPIERIASDSNILRFSFGPKRYLRKELLWPYLDDLADQLVSYLQKETVLPDWIHAHYADAGYVGSLVSRRLGIPLVFTAHSLGREKQRRLLAGGVDHVQIEQTYSISKRIDAEELALAHSSLVITSTAQEANQQYSRYDSFSPNQAEVVPPGVDSTRFHSVQIEKEYSQINELVAPFLREPSLPPLLAISRAVRRKNIPALVEAYGRSSILRQRNNLVLILGCREDPRQLEKQQREVLQQVFDLVDRYDLYGRVAYPKYHRRDQIPAIYRWAAHKKGLFVNPALTEPFGLTLLEAAASGLPIVATDDGGPRDILSRCENGLLTDVTDLDSLQDALEQAGSQVKKWKSWRDNGIEAVSRHFSWDAHVCNYLALMQQHLEVMPAKPSLICETKTFNLQISKLLLLDLDSTLEASQEEDLVSFSKKLDFLQKQNQTAIGIISGRSIKVARHRYAQLHLPKPNVWITRAGTEIYYGSNDSVDQFWESYISIDWNRNDIKKNLLDLDQQLNLQDQSQQGPFKVSYILKESRANVLSLVQKRLRQKCQAACAHLRCHWFLDVVPLRASRTEAIRHIALCWGLPLQNVMVIASQQGDAELVRGLTSTVIPAEHDSCLETFRSQQRVFFSSRSHAKSVFDGLTHYRFLPTR; encoded by the coding sequence ATGGGCTTGCGATTGCTTCATCTAAATCTCCATGGATTGTTCCGTTCGCATGATCTTGAGCTTGGTAGAGATGCGGATACTGGAGGACAGACTTTATATGTTTTGGAATTGATTAAGGGTTTGGCCTCTCGTCCAGAAGTAGAGCAAGTAGATTTGGTTACTCGTTTAATTCATGATCGTCGGGTCTCAGCAGATTATGCTCAGCCTATTGAGCGAATCGCATCAGATTCAAATATTCTTCGGTTTTCTTTTGGTCCTAAACGATATTTGCGAAAAGAGTTGCTTTGGCCTTATTTAGATGATCTTGCAGATCAATTAGTTAGTTATTTGCAAAAGGAGACTGTTTTACCGGATTGGATTCATGCACATTATGCGGATGCTGGTTATGTTGGATCACTTGTTAGCCGTCGATTAGGTATTCCGTTAGTATTTACAGCTCATTCTTTGGGTCGTGAGAAGCAAAGGCGGTTATTAGCGGGAGGTGTTGATCATGTTCAAATAGAACAAACTTATTCAATTAGTAAACGTATTGATGCTGAAGAGTTGGCTTTGGCACATTCAAGTCTTGTGATTACAAGTACCGCTCAGGAAGCTAATCAACAATATTCACGTTATGACAGTTTTTCTCCGAATCAGGCAGAGGTTGTCCCACCTGGTGTTGATTCTACTCGCTTTCATTCTGTTCAAATAGAGAAAGAATATTCGCAGATTAATGAATTGGTCGCTCCATTTCTTAGAGAACCTTCTTTACCCCCATTGCTTGCAATTTCTAGAGCTGTTCGGCGTAAGAATATACCTGCTCTTGTCGAGGCGTATGGCAGATCTTCAATTTTGCGCCAACGAAATAATTTAGTTCTTATTTTAGGGTGCAGAGAAGATCCACGCCAATTAGAAAAACAGCAGAGGGAGGTTCTTCAACAAGTTTTTGATCTTGTTGATCGTTATGATCTTTACGGTCGTGTTGCTTATCCTAAGTATCATCGACGAGACCAAATTCCTGCAATTTATAGATGGGCTGCGCATAAAAAAGGATTATTTGTAAACCCTGCACTTACTGAGCCTTTTGGTTTAACATTGCTTGAGGCTGCCGCATCAGGCTTACCTATTGTAGCTACAGATGATGGCGGTCCTCGAGATATATTATCTAGATGTGAAAATGGATTGCTTACTGATGTAACAGATTTAGATTCACTTCAGGATGCTTTAGAGCAAGCAGGATCACAAGTCAAGAAATGGAAGTCTTGGAGAGATAATGGTATAGAAGCAGTAAGTAGACATTTTAGTTGGGATGCGCATGTTTGTAATTATTTAGCATTAATGCAACAGCACCTAGAGGTTATGCCTGCAAAACCGAGTTTGATTTGTGAGACAAAAACGTTTAATCTTCAGATAAGTAAATTATTATTATTAGATCTAGATTCAACTTTAGAAGCTTCGCAAGAAGAGGATCTTGTCTCTTTTAGTAAAAAACTTGATTTTTTACAAAAACAGAACCAAACTGCTATTGGAATAATTTCAGGGAGATCTATTAAAGTAGCAAGACATCGTTATGCACAATTACATTTACCTAAGCCAAATGTCTGGATCACAAGAGCGGGAACTGAAATATATTATGGATCTAATGATTCTGTAGATCAATTTTGGGAGTCCTATATATCTATTGATTGGAACCGTAATGATATTAAAAAGAATCTTCTGGATCTAGATCAGCAATTGAATTTGCAAGATCAGAGTCAACAAGGACCTTTTAAAGTTAGTTATATTTTAAAAGAAAGCAGAGCGAATGTTCTTTCATTAGTGCAGAAACGTCTACGTCAGAAGTGTCAGGCTGCTTGTGCCCATCTGAGATGTCACTGGTTTTTAGATGTAGTTCCTTTACGTGCGTCAAGGACTGAGGCAATACGTCATATAGCACTTTGTTGGGGTTTGCCTCTTCAAAACGTGATGGTTATTGCCAGTCAACAAGGCGATGCTGAATTGGTTAGAGGATTAACATCTACAGTCATACCAGCAGAACATGATTCATGTTTAGAGACTTTTCGATCTCAACAACGAGTCTTCTTTTCTTCTAGATCACATGCAAAAAGTGTATTTGATGGATTAACTCACTATAGATTTCTTCCTACTCGTTAG
- the uvrA gene encoding excinuclease ABC subunit UvrA: protein MGSGSDESLKKAVTLSGTKGDSSSSDLITVRGARQHNLKSVDLALPRNKLVVFTGVSGSGKSSLAFDTIFAEGQRRYVESLSTYARQFLGQVDKPDVDSIEGLSPAISIDQKSTSHNPRSTVGTVTEIQDYLRLLFGRAGEPHCPKCDRSIRPQTIDEMVDQIMTLPNGTRYQLLAPVVRGKKGTHAKLISGLASEGFARVRINNEVRDLGDNIELDKNHSHTIEVVVDRLIAREDIQERLTDSLSTALKRGEGLALVEIVPKANEKIPLGLDRERLFSENYACPVHGAVMEELSPRMFSFNSPYGACPDCHGLGHLRKFTKQRVVPDTALPVYAAVAPWSEKDNSYYFSLLYSVGEAFGFEIKTPWDQLTADQQDILLNGSTKPILIQADSRYAQGGGYAKPFEGILPILERQLMDSAGESAKQKLEKYLELVPCESCKGKRLRPEALAVKIGPFTITELTEVSVAETLQKFQTLMGMGKSKRTKPLLNSRQMKIGELVLREISMRLNFLLDVGLDYLTLDRPAMTLSGGEAQRIRLATQIGSGLTGVLYVLDEPSIGLHQRDNDRLLSTLKRLRDLGNTLIVVEHDEETIRAADYLVDIGPGAGVHGGEIVAKGTLDDLLQAKNSLTSDYLSGRLYIPTPSERRETGNRKISLIDCDLNNLKNITVDFPLGKLVAITGVSGSGKSTLINELLHPSLNHSLGLKVPFPKGLGKLTGIKSIDKVIVIDQSPIGRTPRSNPATYTGAFDPIRQIFASAIEARARGYQVGQFSFNVKGGRCEACKGQGVNVIEMNFLPDVYVQCDVCKGARFNRETLQVRYKGFTISDVLQMTVEQAAEVFSSIPQASDRLRTLVDVGLGYIKLGQPAPTLSGGEAQRVKLATELSKRATGKTLYLIDEPTTGLSFSDVHQLMNVLQRLVEKGNSIIVIEHNLDVIRCSDWIIDLGPEGGDKGGEVVVTGTPEDVSRHNTSHTAQYLRKALANYA, encoded by the coding sequence ATGGGGTCAGGCTCTGACGAAAGTCTTAAAAAGGCAGTTACTCTTTCTGGGACTAAAGGCGATAGCTCGAGTTCTGATCTCATTACTGTGAGAGGAGCTCGGCAACACAATTTGAAGAGTGTGGACCTTGCTCTTCCTCGTAATAAGTTGGTTGTTTTTACTGGAGTTAGTGGCAGTGGGAAGAGCTCGCTTGCCTTTGATACTATTTTTGCTGAGGGTCAACGACGTTATGTTGAAAGTCTTTCAACATATGCAAGACAGTTTTTAGGGCAGGTTGATAAGCCTGATGTTGACTCCATAGAGGGTTTGTCTCCGGCAATATCAATTGATCAAAAATCAACTAGTCATAATCCTCGTTCAACCGTTGGAACAGTTACAGAGATACAAGATTATCTAAGGCTTTTATTTGGACGAGCTGGTGAACCACATTGTCCAAAATGCGATCGATCTATTCGTCCACAAACCATTGATGAGATGGTCGATCAAATTATGACCTTACCCAATGGGACTAGATATCAATTGCTGGCACCAGTGGTAAGGGGTAAAAAAGGAACACATGCAAAATTAATTAGTGGATTGGCATCTGAGGGATTTGCCCGTGTTCGCATTAACAATGAAGTAAGAGATTTAGGGGATAACATTGAACTTGATAAGAATCATTCTCATACAATTGAGGTTGTTGTTGATAGGTTAATTGCTAGGGAAGATATTCAAGAAAGATTAACGGATTCTTTATCTACGGCGTTGAAACGTGGAGAAGGTTTGGCATTGGTAGAAATTGTTCCAAAAGCTAATGAGAAAATTCCTTTAGGTTTAGATCGAGAACGATTGTTTTCCGAGAATTATGCCTGTCCAGTACATGGTGCAGTTATGGAAGAATTGTCGCCTAGGATGTTTTCATTTAACAGTCCATATGGCGCATGTCCGGATTGTCATGGTCTGGGTCATTTGCGTAAATTTACAAAACAAAGAGTTGTGCCTGACACTGCCTTACCAGTTTATGCGGCAGTTGCGCCTTGGAGTGAGAAAGATAATTCATATTATTTTTCTCTTTTGTATTCTGTTGGGGAGGCATTTGGCTTTGAAATAAAAACACCATGGGATCAATTAACGGCAGATCAGCAAGATATTTTATTAAATGGAAGTACTAAACCTATTTTAATTCAGGCAGATAGTAGATATGCTCAGGGAGGGGGCTATGCAAAACCCTTTGAGGGTATATTGCCTATTCTTGAGAGACAGTTAATGGACTCTGCTGGGGAGTCTGCAAAACAAAAGTTAGAAAAATATTTAGAATTAGTACCTTGTGAAAGTTGTAAAGGTAAAAGGTTGCGACCTGAGGCTTTAGCTGTAAAAATCGGTCCTTTTACTATTACGGAACTTACTGAAGTTAGCGTAGCTGAGACTTTACAAAAGTTCCAAACCTTAATGGGAATGGGTAAGTCAAAAAGAACTAAACCGCTTTTAAATAGTCGACAAATGAAGATAGGAGAATTAGTTTTGAGGGAAATTTCTATGAGGCTTAACTTTCTGCTTGATGTTGGCTTGGATTATTTAACATTGGATAGGCCAGCAATGACACTATCTGGTGGTGAAGCACAAAGAATTCGTTTAGCAACTCAAATTGGTTCGGGTCTTACAGGTGTGCTTTATGTTTTAGATGAGCCCAGTATTGGTTTACATCAACGCGATAATGATCGTCTTTTGTCTACTTTAAAACGTCTCAGAGATCTTGGAAATACTCTAATAGTAGTTGAGCATGATGAAGAAACAATTCGTGCAGCTGATTATTTGGTTGACATAGGACCAGGTGCTGGAGTTCATGGCGGAGAAATAGTTGCGAAGGGAACTTTGGATGATTTATTACAGGCCAAGAATTCGTTGACTTCTGATTATTTAAGTGGAAGACTATATATTCCTACTCCTTCTGAGAGGCGTGAGACTGGAAATAGAAAAATTTCCCTAATTGATTGTGATTTAAATAATCTTAAAAACATTACGGTTGATTTCCCGCTTGGAAAACTGGTTGCTATAACAGGTGTAAGTGGAAGTGGAAAATCAACACTTATCAATGAATTATTACATCCTTCCTTAAATCATAGTTTGGGATTAAAAGTTCCATTTCCTAAAGGACTTGGTAAGTTAACAGGAATTAAATCAATTGATAAAGTAATTGTTATAGATCAATCTCCTATAGGTAGGACGCCAAGGTCTAATCCTGCTACCTATACAGGTGCTTTTGACCCTATTCGGCAAATTTTTGCTTCAGCAATTGAAGCTAGAGCAAGAGGTTATCAAGTTGGACAATTTAGTTTTAATGTAAAAGGAGGCAGATGCGAGGCTTGTAAAGGGCAAGGAGTGAATGTAATTGAAATGAACTTTTTGCCGGATGTATATGTGCAATGTGATGTATGTAAGGGCGCTCGTTTTAATCGCGAAACGCTTCAAGTTCGGTATAAGGGTTTTACTATTTCTGATGTTTTGCAAATGACAGTTGAGCAAGCTGCTGAGGTTTTTTCCTCTATTCCTCAAGCCTCCGATCGTTTAAGAACTTTAGTTGATGTTGGTTTGGGTTATATCAAGCTTGGTCAGCCAGCTCCTACTCTTTCAGGAGGAGAAGCTCAGCGTGTAAAGCTTGCCACTGAACTCTCCAAACGAGCTACTGGTAAGACTTTATATTTAATTGATGAGCCAACTACTGGTCTTAGTTTTTCAGACGTCCATCAGTTGATGAATGTTTTACAAAGGCTCGTAGAAAAAGGTAATTCTATTATTGTTATTGAACATAATTTAGATGTGATTCGATGCTCTGATTGGATTATTGATTTAGGCCCAGAAGGTGGTGATAAAGGTGGAGAAGTAGTGGTAACTGGTACACCAGAGGATGTTTCCAGGCATAACACTAGTCACACGGCCCAGTATCTTAGGAAGGCGCTTGCAAACTATGCATAG